In Pseudomonas sp. PDM14, a genomic segment contains:
- a CDS encoding sensor domain-containing diguanylate cyclase, producing the protein MQLPHLDWVNQDSPYLRQHRDGFRLLRFDGEMEEAFNRYHINVFMVRMRWALLVAMVLILLFAVLDAVSLPESVRNQTIALRLGVMLPMLFCTWWASYRKALHPHFQLIAGLCSLGCGLGVVAIIWIAREASFPLPYEGIILVTVFFYFLTGLRFVAASLCGWLIFFAYLMVEAVSGLSGEVLLYNAFFLGTANVIGSVGCYFLDYATRQNFLAQGLLQDLAEKDFLTGLLNRRAFSERAERSWRQAMRERQSLAVVMMDIDYFKRYNDRYGHAAGDEALRAVAEVIGQHARRPLDSTARYGGEEFVGLWYGLREEDILPILESLRASIQALAVPHEQSEVAPVVTISIGLAYVLPLPHQSLQDALRLADVALYLAKEQGRNRVVLKRPGSQGT; encoded by the coding sequence GTGCAGTTACCGCATCTGGACTGGGTCAATCAGGACTCCCCCTACCTGCGTCAGCACCGCGACGGCTTCCGTCTGCTGCGCTTCGACGGCGAGATGGAGGAGGCTTTCAACCGCTACCACATCAATGTGTTCATGGTACGCATGCGCTGGGCACTGCTGGTGGCCATGGTGCTGATCCTGCTGTTCGCTGTGCTCGACGCGGTGAGCCTGCCGGAAAGCGTGCGCAACCAGACCATCGCCCTGCGTCTGGGGGTGATGCTGCCGATGCTCTTCTGCACCTGGTGGGCGTCCTACCGCAAGGCGCTGCACCCGCACTTCCAGCTGATCGCCGGGCTCTGCTCGCTGGGCTGCGGCCTGGGCGTGGTGGCGATCATCTGGATCGCCCGCGAGGCCAGTTTCCCATTGCCCTACGAGGGCATCATCCTGGTCACGGTGTTCTTCTACTTCCTCACCGGCCTGCGCTTTGTCGCGGCCTCGTTGTGCGGCTGGCTGATCTTCTTCGCCTACCTGATGGTGGAAGCGGTCAGCGGCCTGAGCGGCGAAGTGCTGCTGTACAACGCCTTCTTCCTGGGCACGGCCAACGTCATCGGCTCGGTCGGCTGCTACTTCCTCGACTACGCCACGCGGCAGAACTTCCTCGCCCAGGGCCTGCTGCAGGACCTGGCGGAGAAGGACTTTCTCACCGGCCTGCTCAACCGGCGCGCCTTCAGCGAGCGGGCCGAGCGCAGCTGGCGCCAGGCCATGCGCGAGCGCCAGTCGCTGGCGGTGGTGATGATGGATATCGACTACTTCAAGCGCTACAACGACCGCTACGGCCACGCCGCCGGAGACGAGGCGCTGCGTGCGGTGGCCGAGGTCATCGGCCAGCACGCCCGGCGCCCGCTGGACAGCACCGCGCGCTACGGCGGCGAGGAGTTCGTCGGCCTCTGGTACGGCCTGCGCGAGGAAGACATCCTGCCGATCCTGGAGAGCCTGCGCGCTTCCATCCAGGCCCTGGCCGTGCCGCACGAGCAGTCGGAGGTGGCGCCGGTGGTGACCATCAGCATCGGCCTGGCCTATGTCCTGCCGCTGCCGCACCAGAGCCTGCAGG